ATTCAGTACGTTTGTGGGGGAATGGATTTCCCACGATCTCGTTGTCTCTCGGGAACCGATGCAACAGAGTTGTGGGCGGAGGCGCAAGAGAGGTGAAAGCGAAAGTCAGGGACAAGCTAAGAAACCAAGAAGCACGATATTGAACTATTTCTCTAGCCAGCGGCAATAGTGATTGAGTTTTATTTCGTAGCATGTTTGTCATAACATAGATGCATGCATGTATATACTTGTTATCTTTTCGATTTTATTCCCTTTTCTATTTACGTTGTAATCTCgggtaaaaaacaaaacaaaacaaacatacaAGCAAAAACGAGAAATTAAacagacaatgatgatgattactCCGAGTGACTTTTTGTGCGCGTCATTGGCGGCTCCAAGTTGAACCCGCCGACATAGTCTCACAGGCATTTGCATTCGAGAAAAACTTAAGTTCAGCCctcttttttaaagaatctgccagcctgcctttctgaaaacgaaaatctgggtCTCTTAAAATAgcagtccattgtccaaatccgtgcttatcgataccctttttgagaaaatcgtcttcgtctgtcgtaaatctcaacggtcgacgttgatggccttgacttagtaagcgatttgaatgcggAGTATCGATTTTGGGCCGTGCGTGTTCCGATCGCGCACATTCAAAGGTTGGCTCGAAAGTGGCTGTGGAACTtgagctgccaaatctagtgttcacttccacGTCCACCTCCGAGCCTTTGGTCccttgtaatttttgaagacactCGTGGGCCTTTACggcaacttcgcgcgatctccgcttctgatagtgtactttggcaacgacagagctatgtttttggtcttcacacaaaagtcggtgctctttgtcgtcgagcgcgtcaagactttgcgtctcgacgatttggcgataacgcgtggggtgaatgtatttgccaatggcgtcgaagaccaacttgctcatctcgttgcccaatttgctgtgttgttttccgtttttggtgaccaaaacaaaatcgcactggggtttgagcaaaggcctcacgaaagtgatgtagccgtcgagtatttgcatgctcgtatctgtcagaatcacagagtcaaatccgtactttccagccgttttaaaggttttctgatcgacGAAACCCCCATcttcctttgctgcctttaccatgtcaaccgtgagatactgataagtcatgggacgcgatcctttcactttgatgaacaagtaggtggccaagaatttcgttgcaaatgtcaggtcggagggattcacttgcccggggtcattttggcacgtttttacggtctgttcgtagcgaggcaagtgaaaagacacgacttctaacagttcttccatgcttgcccaatgacccctggcctctaatgattcgacgtcgagatcttgcgtccattgcaatctcatcatcttcgccactgtcttgcgcgctctcttgatgtacaattccgtggcagataattttcgaagaactccatccgatgcaccgttgacctttctgaagtcgatcaactccgaaatggcgtctatgtaacccaatctcccgccatgtccgagcttgcactcctcttgCAAATAGtcgataaacttaaacaacaggcttggagagcacaggctaaaatccatgacttcgaaatttaattcctcctcctcttcgcagcaaaacttgagaaatttcaagcatctgttgacaatttgctgagcgggacgttctttcttgtaaccgccgccacttccagaaAGCCAAGTCGCAAATTGTTCGCCTATTTGACTGGAAGTTGAGAAGGACGGCATCGATCTAGCGCCGGGTTTTGATCGCGTACTAGACGACGATACATCgtcaacaactgtactcgaggcgcacgatttcgttggcacttttgaagagtttgcggcaatcttcgagtctacgcggggtctttcgtcgaaataaaagaaccaactatgcttgttgttgacgtgtttcctacacccgcgttggctttgaaatccttcgtgttcgcacagatggatcgggcaatggtacaaactgtcggcatcgtctttttctaggtgaagacgttttggtttaggctgtgcaccatcgatattagaccattcgatcttgtttgctttactcatttttcgtagtgagaggaaatgaatgcatttaaaagagcgcgttcgtttgtctcattcaacaaaagccgattttataacaacggaactaaccaatcggaaccggcaagagaagtgttgtgcatttttgaatttgacgcaacgcgcccataaatcgctattcgcaaaatgttttggattattgtcatttcagttactccttcattgcacgcattattatgacatacatatgattatggctacaaacgcgatccaacggtaacagctaaaaaaaaaaagaacaattgttccttaggaacagctgagaaaaggacagaaaatgagcaataaaagcgaagctgtgcaaaaaaacacgcaatgtagaacaaacgttcctcttgtcgcaaaacgaaacgataaagccttttggcaaatcacgagtagcaacaaatgctcttcaaataatgacaaaggattaacgcgttattggtacaatttgattttatatcacagataaaggaccaatctgttccgctcgtgattcggaactcggaacaattggttcccatttgatagaaaggaacacatttttaggaacaacagTTCTCGAATCATGCATTGGGGACCAATTTGTTCTGCttggaattcggaactcggaacagttGGTTCCGCTTTAACACTacaggaccattttgttccgtatttttataaaaaaacacgttcccatgttatcaaaaggaacacttttttaggaacaatagttctcataTCATCcatttaaggtccaatttgttccgcttgggattcggaactcggaacagttggttcccatgtgataaaagtaaagtaaagtaacgatatttaacgtcgataactcgtaacagtaattcaactgacaaacctgaggtcgacggtgcgctcattttactcccccctctccgtCAGTACTCcgctttacgggtatttaaagctacttagctacacggaaaggaaagaagtcgaaacaaggatgcgagatccgggaatcgaactcaggacctcttgcaccaacgCCACTTACGAACACACACTtgggaacaatatttctcgaatcatccattaaggccaatctgttccgctcggaattcggaaatcggaacaattggttccactttaagactaaaggaccattttgttccgtattttattgaaaaaaaaaaaacacgttcccatgttatcaaaacgaacacatttttaggaacaacagttctcaaatcatccattaaggtccaaagTGTGCTGTTcggaatttatttaaagctacttagctacacggaaaggaaagaaatcgaaatAAGTATGCGAGTTCCGGgcatcgaactcaggacctcttgcaccaaggccacgtacaaaccgactgtgccatccttgcccctgttaaaaaggaacacattcttaggaacaatatttctcgaatcattcattaaggtccaatctgttccgttcggaattcggaactcggaacaattggttccactttaacactaaaggaccattttgttcagtatttttataaaaaaaacatgttcccatgttatcaaaacgaacacatttttaggaacaatagttaccaaaccgcacctagagaactaaattgttccgctcggaattcggaactgggaacaattggttcccatgtgatagaaaggaacacatttttgggatttatttaaagctacttagctacacggaaaggaaagaagtcgaaacaaggatgcgagaaccgggaatcgaactcaggacctctttgcaccaaagccgcgtactaaccgactgtgccatctttgcccctgatagaaaggaactcatttttaggaacaatatttctcgaatcatccattaaggtccaatctgttccgctcggaattcggaactcgaaacaattggttccactttaagactaaaggaccattttgttccgtattttattgaaaaaaaaaaacacgttcccatgttatcaaaacgaacacatttttaggaacaacagttctcaaatcatccattaaggtccaaagTGTGCTGTTcggaatttatttaaagctacttagctacacggaaaggaaagaaatcgaaatAAGTATGCGAGTTCCGGgcatcgaactcaggacctcttgcaccaaggccacgtacaaaccgactgtgccatccttgcccctgttaaaaaggaacacattcttaggaacaatatttctcgaatcattcattaaggtccaatctgttccgttcggaattcggaactcggaacaattggttccactttaacactaaaggaccattttgttcagtatttttataaaaaaaacatgttcccatgttatcaaaacgaacacatttttaggaacaatagttaccaaaccgcacctagagaactaaattgttccgctcggaattcggaactgggaacaattggttcccatgtgatagaaaggaacacatttttgggatttagttaaagctacttagctacacggaaaggaaagaagtcgaaacaaggatgcgagaaccggggaatcgaactcaggacctctttgcaccaaagccgcgtactaaccgactgtgccatctttgcccctgatagaaaggaactcatttttaggaacaatatttctcgaatcatccattaaggtccaatctgttccgctcggaattcggaactcgaaacaattggttcccatgttgtagataggaacacattttgttttcgaactatacaccttttactgttcatttacgcatttcgaataaacgattgtatggaggtgcaattgattgtgcgtctccatgcaaattgattattttatgtctctaatacgccattcattgtcacactatgcaattgattttctattagtgttaatgattaaccattgcgcacgattgaaaggatatttgttatctttgattgtccaaaggtgcaattgttcatccgttgatgctattgaatgttaattcacatgcaaatagcgttattgaaagttcgttcgcgttattgaagttcatggaagtgctaatgaacgtagtttcgactgttgacgtaaatgaatgtatcttttgcgtaaatgagcagcaaaaggtgtagttcccagatcacccattaaggtccaatttgttccgcttgggattaggaattcggaacaattggttccctttttaacaataaaggaccattttgttccctatctttataaaagcacgttcccattttatcaaaaggaacacatgtttaggaacaatagttcccaaatcatccattaaggaccaatttgttccgctcgggattcggaactcggaacaattggttccccttttagcaatgaaggaccattttgttcccaagtagtatgaaagcacgttccgaattcatcaaaaggaacacaaaaaagaggaacaatctgttctcgcttttcaagaggggaccgttccagaaccaagaaaaggaacacctttgaaaaacaaaatgcgctcaaaaacatcgctagttaaaaagaaagaagccaaaaagcgactaaaagatcactttgtggaacaaaatcgaatgccgaaattttgcagacgaaatacaacactcaactcaaaaaaggaaacaaaattgaaatttgggaaatgttatagatcGTTTCCCTTATTTCTTGGTTCCCTTTTCACTTCGGTCCGCGTTGAACGGACCAATTGAGTGTTTTGAAGAATCGTTAAATCCGCCATTTCCCATTTTGTTCGCCCGGTACACGTTGAAGGAGAATCTCGTGAGACAGTGGTCAACCCTGTCTGGGATCGCCACCGAATTTGAACGCAGGCCCTACAAGAGACAAATAGACAACTTATTTTTATTCGCCATTTACTTGCAGTTAAAGAGAGAAGCGATTCATCGTAAAGTCCCCGGGATATCCGTAAGatccggccaatccgaaccctcccgagaacttttcggccAGCTCGCTCAACTCATCTTGCATTGAAATATTCATGAGGTACGACCTGGCCGAAGAGTTTTCCGACCGGGACCGAAATGGCCGGGACTCGAGAACTTTCCGAAAACAAAAtcgatatcatcatatcatataagcTCTGTAAGACAAAACTaaactgcaagtagattgtgaatgatctatttatagccgaagagagaagttatgtgatgcaatattcatagcatCTCCGCGAAATCCGTGATATCCGCTTTTTCCGACCAagctgagataataatcaagtgtcacgtgggACGACAGAGCGATACGAATAGCCGTAACatccggccaatccgaaccctCCCGAGAACCTTTTTGTCGGAAAAGTCGGATTTATCGGATTTCCCGAAGATGCAACGAATATCTAACGATGTAAAACAACTTACAGTTAAATTGACAAGTTATATGATAAGATATTCATggcatctccgggaaatccgtgaaatctgACTTTTCCGACCCCTtctgagataataatcaagtgtcacgtaccgaaatggccgggactcgagaattttccgaagacaaaatcgatatcacatcatacaacctctgcaaaacaagacaaaactgcaagtagattgtgaatgatctacttacagccgaagagagaaattatgtcatgcaatattcatagcatctccgggaaatccgtgatatCGGCCTTTTCCGACCCagctgagataataatcaagtgtcacgtgggACCACAGAGCGAGACGAATAGCCGTAACatccggccaatccgaaccctTCCGAAAACCTTTTTGTCGGAAAAGTCGGAAACCATCAATATCTGGTCAATATccggagaatggtaacaagaataacaataaccaTCAAACGgaaaagtactggactattcaaaggaaagtttaaacagaacataactgataataataataataataataataataataataataatatgttttgTAAAGATATTGATaatacttacagtagtaaagagaagtagactgtttaaatattcatatccccgtgaaatccgtctttcccgtcttccagtttaggattaattcaaggggggacacttgcagtgtcactgattttcgggatgtaatacatcatgcaaagtgcatacttatttgagaag
This portion of the Montipora capricornis isolate CH-2021 chromosome 11, ASM3666992v2, whole genome shotgun sequence genome encodes:
- the LOC138023323 gene encoding uncharacterized protein, producing KRLHLEKDDADSLYHCPIHLCEHEGFQSQRGCRKHVNNKHSWFFYFDERPRVDSKIAANSSKVPTKSCASSTVVDDVSSSSTRSKPGARSMPSFSTSSQIGEQFATWLSGSGGGYKKERPAQQIVNRCLKFLKFCCEEEEELNFEVMDFSLCSPSLLFKFIDYLQEECKLGHGGRLGYIDAISELIDFRKVNGASDGVLRKLSATELYIKRARKTVAKMMRLQWTQDLDVESLEARGHWASMEELLEVVSFHLPRYEQTVKTCQNDPGQVNPSDLTFATKFLATYLFIKVKGSRPMTYQYLTVDMVKAAKEDGGFVDQKTFKTAGKYGFDSVILTDTSMQILDGYITFVRPLLKPQCDFVLVTKNGKQHSKLGNEMSKLVFDAIGKYIHPTRYRQIVETQSLDALDDKEHRLLCEDQKHSSVVAKVHYQKRRSREVAVKAHECLQKLQGTKGSEVDVEVNTRFGSSSSTATFEPTFECARSEHARPKIDTPHSNRLLSQGHQRRPLRFTTDEDDFLKKGIDKHGFGQWTAILRDPDFRFQKGRLADSLKKRAELKFFSNANACETMSAGSTWSRQ